The Methanosphaera sp. BMS genome contains a region encoding:
- a CDS encoding ADP-ribosylglycohydrolase family protein, producing MKGIIGAICGDIIGSSYEFHPVKTKDFDLFPSNSRFTDDTVMTLAVANWLLLDLNLTKNVLISQMQILGSEYPRAGYGGRFSTWLTDEKPEAYNSWGNGSAMRVSPVAWYASTLDDCIQLAKLSAEVTHNHPEGIKGAVSTASAIFMARNDYSKDEIKDYIENNYGYDLSTALEDIRPNYSFEVSCQKSVPQALRCFLEADSYEDTIRNAVSLGGDADTQAAIAGSVAAAYYSVPSTICQFCISKLDPRLHQIFREFNEKTLGD from the coding sequence ATGAAAGGAATAATAGGTGCTATATGCGGTGATATAATCGGTTCATCATATGAGTTTCATCCAGTAAAAACTAAGGACTTTGATTTATTTCCTAGTAATTCCAGATTCACTGATGATACCGTTATGACATTAGCTGTTGCAAATTGGTTACTACTAGATTTAAACCTCACTAAAAATGTTCTAATAAGTCAAATGCAGATACTTGGTTCAGAGTATCCACGGGCCGGCTATGGGGGACGATTTTCAACTTGGCTGACGGATGAAAAACCTGAAGCATACAACAGTTGGGGAAATGGATCTGCCATGCGTGTTAGTCCAGTAGCATGGTATGCAAGTACCTTGGATGACTGTATACAATTGGCCAAGTTATCTGCCGAAGTTACACATAATCATCCCGAAGGTATTAAAGGAGCAGTATCTACAGCATCAGCCATATTCATGGCAAGAAATGATTATTCCAAGGATGAGATTAAAGATTACATTGAAAATAATTACGGCTATGATCTATCAACAGCACTGGAGGATATTCGTCCTAATTATTCATTTGAAGTATCCTGTCAAAAATCAGTTCCCCAGGCATTAAGATGCTTTTTGGAGGCTGACAGTTATGAGGACACAATAAGAAATGCAGTATCTTTGGGTGGTGACGCTGATACTCAGGCAGCCATTGCAGGTTCAGTTGCAGCAGCTTATTACAGTGTTCCTAGTACGATATGTCAGTTCTGTATATCCAAGTTAGATCCTAGATTACATCAGATATTCAGGGAATTTAATGAAAAGACGCTGGGTGATTAG
- the mtaA gene encoding methylcobamide:CoM methyltransferase MtaA, which translates to MNYKKNLEDVLNGKEVDITPVITVTQSGILDAMELTNTSWPEAHKNPEQMATLGASLYELAGLEDAKIPFCLAVEAESMGCEVDLGQGARTPEVVKSPFDNPREIEIPDDFEERGRIPVICEAVEILHERYDNLPVCVGITGPFTVAGHMIGVEEILKMINTDYYGVEAAIDVAAEAVMAYIKVLNEVKPDIICVADPTSSGDLLSPLDFQQLSRPALEDIEEKMKSQNVLHICGHVKNMLKDMLSCGYNGISIEEAVDMRDAQAVKHSLGDISQVCGNISTSKTLYRGTPEEVRQEVLQALEKGVDVVAPSCGIAAASPLANIQAMVNARNEYFGIEEH; encoded by the coding sequence ATTAATTATAAAAAAAATCTAGAGGATGTGTTAAATGGTAAAGAAGTAGACATTACCCCCGTGATAACAGTTACCCAATCAGGTATACTAGATGCAATGGAACTGACAAATACCTCCTGGCCGGAGGCACATAAAAATCCGGAACAAATGGCAACACTTGGTGCTTCATTATATGAATTGGCCGGACTGGAAGATGCAAAAATACCATTCTGTCTAGCCGTTGAAGCAGAATCAATGGGATGTGAAGTCGACTTAGGTCAAGGGGCTAGAACCCCTGAAGTAGTAAAATCCCCATTTGATAATCCACGAGAAATAGAAATACCCGATGACTTTGAAGAAAGAGGAAGAATACCAGTAATATGTGAAGCCGTAGAAATATTACATGAAAGATATGACAACCTTCCGGTATGTGTAGGTATAACCGGACCATTTACGGTAGCAGGACATATGATAGGAGTAGAGGAAATATTGAAGATGATCAATACCGATTACTATGGGGTTGAAGCCGCAATAGATGTAGCAGCAGAGGCCGTGATGGCATATATCAAAGTATTAAATGAAGTTAAACCAGACATAATATGTGTAGCAGATCCAACATCTTCAGGGGATTTATTAAGTCCTCTTGATTTCCAGCAATTATCACGTCCCGCACTTGAAGATATAGAAGAGAAAATGAAGTCACAAAATGTACTTCACATATGTGGACACGTAAAGAACATGCTAAAAGACATGCTGTCATGTGGATACAATGGTATAAGCATTGAAGAAGCAGTGGATATGAGAGATGCACAGGCAGTAAAACATAGTCTTGGAGACATATCACAGGTATGCGGTAATATATCTACCAGTAAGACATTATATAGGGGAACACCTGAAGAGGTAAGACAAGAAGTTCTACAGGCACTGGAAAAAGGTGTGGATGTAGTAGCACCAAGCTGTGGTATTGCAGCTGCAAGTCCACTAGCCAATATCCAAGCCATGGTCAATGCCAGAAACGAATATTTTGGAATTGAAGAACACTAA
- a CDS encoding sodium-dependent transporter, whose amino-acid sequence MSNLSDNNNEYQWKSRFSFLMAMIGAAVGLGNIWRFSYVLYSNGGGAFLIPYFVAIFIMGIPFLILEYGLGAKFKNSLSNILKKIRPQLEILGWITAFLVFLVLTYYVVIMAWDLIYLLISFTKGWTTNPDMFFNTHIIVGANNLNNVFTPVIITLAATIFVWLLIWYISHKALDKGISKVVNILIPLLFIMMAIIVFYSFTLPGMDIGIKALLNPNWSLLLDINIWLAAFGQIIFSLSMGQAIAVTYAGYLPENSRLVDNVLVVVAANSGFELFTSLGVFSILGFMSFTSGLPIEQIATSGTGLLFVVFPEIFNVMGDMAYVIAPIFFLCVFFAGVTSALAFLEPMCLAVSRKFRISRARSVTLLCIFGFILSLVFTTASGNYVLTIADSFINQFGILLAVILQAVIFGWIYGVDKLIPVLNEHSTVKIGRTWVTVIKYIMPVFLSIMWIIGIFDLLNSQNSVEIIIQLLIAVIIVAVPFTLTKLKAR is encoded by the coding sequence ATGTCGAATTTATCAGATAACAATAATGAATACCAATGGAAAAGCAGATTTTCCTTTTTAATGGCTATGATTGGAGCCGCTGTTGGTCTTGGAAATATATGGCGATTCAGTTATGTTCTTTACTCCAATGGTGGAGGAGCATTTCTGATACCGTACTTTGTGGCAATATTTATAATGGGTATTCCATTTTTGATTCTTGAATATGGTTTGGGTGCCAAGTTCAAGAATTCATTGTCAAATATTCTAAAGAAGATAAGACCACAACTGGAAATACTTGGATGGATTACGGCTTTTCTTGTATTTCTGGTGCTGACTTACTATGTTGTTATAATGGCATGGGATTTGATCTATCTGCTTATAAGCTTTACAAAAGGTTGGACAACAAATCCGGACATGTTTTTCAACACACATATTATAGTTGGAGCAAATAACCTGAATAACGTATTCACACCGGTTATAATTACATTGGCTGCCACGATATTCGTATGGCTACTGATATGGTACATATCCCATAAGGCCTTGGATAAGGGTATTAGTAAGGTAGTAAACATATTAATTCCACTACTGTTTATTATGATGGCAATTATAGTGTTCTATTCATTTACACTGCCCGGCATGGATATTGGTATAAAGGCACTTTTGAATCCTAATTGGAGTTTGCTGTTGGATATTAACATATGGCTTGCAGCATTTGGTCAGATAATTTTTTCACTGTCAATGGGTCAGGCTATAGCTGTAACCTATGCAGGTTATCTTCCGGAGAATTCCAGATTGGTTGATAATGTATTGGTGGTTGTAGCTGCAAATTCCGGCTTCGAGCTATTTACTTCCCTTGGTGTATTTAGCATACTTGGATTCATGTCATTTACAAGTGGTTTACCTATTGAACAGATAGCTACCAGCGGTACGGGATTATTATTTGTGGTATTTCCGGAGATATTTAATGTAATGGGAGATATGGCTTATGTCATTGCACCAATATTCTTCCTGTGCGTATTCTTTGCGGGCGTTACATCAGCACTGGCATTTCTTGAGCCGATGTGTCTAGCAGTTTCAAGAAAGTTTAGAATAAGTCGTGCAAGAAGTGTGACACTGCTTTGTATCTTTGGATTTATATTATCCCTGGTATTTACCACTGCTTCAGGTAATTATGTCCTGACAATTGCCGACAGCTTTATAAATCAGTTTGGTATACTACTGGCAGTTATATTACAGGCCGTGATATTTGGATGGATTTATGGTGTAGATAAGCTAATTCCCGTTCTCAATGAACATTCCACTGTTAAGATTGGAAGAACATGGGTTACAGTAATCAAATATATCATGCCGGTATTTCTATCAATCATGTGGATTATTGGAATCTTTGACTTGTTAAACAGTCAGAATAGTGTTGAGATTATCATCCAACTGTTGATAGCAGTTATTATCGTGGCCGTACCGTTTACGTTAACAAAACTAAAAGCCAGATAA
- a CDS encoding nuclear transport factor 2 family protein, translating to MGDTIKLKFDDNFEGEEKEVLNKLICLTRSICKKDIKNMSKLLHHKFILVRGSGRKELKQEFLRDIRKDVLHYVEATIKNPKINVDGDHATIDVKIYIKTRLSGAQVIWDLKSHFILKKKEEEGWLFREWDTT from the coding sequence ATGGGAGATACTATTAAATTAAAATTTGACGATAACTTTGAAGGCGAAGAAAAAGAAGTACTGAATAAACTAATATGCTTAACAAGATCAATTTGTAAAAAAGACATAAAAAACATGTCCAAATTACTGCATCATAAGTTCATCCTTGTAAGAGGTTCAGGAAGAAAAGAATTAAAGCAAGAATTCCTGAGAGATATAAGAAAAGATGTATTACATTATGTTGAAGCGACCATAAAGAATCCAAAGATAAATGTAGACGGAGATCACGCTACTATAGACGTGAAAATATACATCAAGACAAGACTTTCGGGTGCTCAGGTTATATGGGACCTAAAGAGTCACTTCATTCTTAAGAAAAAAGAAGAAGAAGGATGGTTATTTAGAGAGTGGGACACAACATAA
- a CDS encoding 3-hydroxyacyl-CoA dehydrogenase, protein MSIQNVTVAGGGVLGSQIAFQSAFCGFNVKIWLRSESSIERAQPKIDRLNDIYLQTLEAMKTNPLAYCRGFTDKKKLSDEEIDQLKANVCKAYENIDMTTSYKEAAEDADLIIEAIAEDPQQKIPFYEQLAKYMPEKTILVTNSSTLLPSTFAKYTGRPEKYLALHFANEIWKNNTAEVMGHSQTDEKYYEEVAQFAQDINMVPLRLKKEQPGYILNSMLVPFLSAAEALYATDVADPETIDLTWKLATGAPAGPFAILDVVGLTTAYNIVMMNPEVNNPESVHAKIAAKLKEKIDAGKTGVNAGEGFYKYD, encoded by the coding sequence ATGTCAATACAAAATGTAACCGTAGCGGGCGGAGGAGTGCTTGGAAGTCAAATAGCATTCCAAAGTGCTTTCTGCGGTTTTAACGTGAAAATTTGGTTAAGAAGTGAATCTTCAATAGAAAGAGCACAGCCAAAAATCGATAGACTAAATGACATATACCTACAAACCTTAGAAGCAATGAAAACAAATCCATTGGCATATTGTAGGGGATTCACAGATAAAAAGAAATTATCTGACGAAGAAATAGACCAATTAAAAGCCAACGTATGCAAGGCATATGAAAACATAGACATGACAACAAGCTACAAGGAAGCTGCAGAAGATGCTGACTTAATAATTGAAGCAATAGCGGAAGATCCGCAACAAAAGATACCATTCTATGAACAATTGGCAAAATACATGCCTGAAAAAACAATATTGGTCACAAACTCCTCTACATTACTGCCAAGTACATTTGCCAAGTACACCGGAAGACCAGAAAAATACCTGGCACTACACTTTGCAAATGAAATATGGAAAAACAACACTGCAGAGGTAATGGGACATTCACAAACTGATGAAAAATACTACGAAGAAGTAGCTCAGTTTGCACAAGACATAAACATGGTGCCACTAAGGCTTAAGAAAGAACAGCCAGGTTACATATTAAATTCAATGCTAGTACCATTTTTAAGTGCAGCAGAAGCATTATATGCAACCGATGTAGCAGATCCGGAAACAATAGACTTAACATGGAAATTAGCTACCGGTGCACCTGCAGGACCATTTGCCATACTGGATGTAGTAGGTTTAACTACAGCATATAATATAGTGATGATGAATCCTGAAGTAAACAATCCGGAATCAGTTCATGCAAAAATTGCAGCTAAACTAAAAGAAAAAATTGATGCTGGAAAAACAGGAGTAAATGCAGGAGAGGGTTTCTACAAATACGATTAA
- a CDS encoding GNAT family N-acetyltransferase has protein sequence MKLLRPALEYAHDIKEFRDDFLSAGEDVINGGELLDSMDSIDKWIEYVSNNSSCDTVSADWVLTDTYLAIVDERIVGVICLRHCLNDFLKDFGHIAFSVRPHDRKKGYATVMLSMILIEARNLGMKKVKLSAEMDNVASIKTIVNNGGVYSYTFDFDGRKAVSYIIKL, from the coding sequence ATGAAATTATTAAGGCCAGCACTTGAATATGCTCATGATATTAAGGAGTTTAGGGATGATTTTTTATCTGCCGGTGAAGATGTAATCAATGGTGGTGAACTATTGGATAGTATGGATTCCATAGATAAATGGATTGAATATGTATCAAATAATAGCTCCTGTGACACTGTATCGGCTGATTGGGTTTTAACGGACACTTATCTGGCAATTGTTGATGAAAGAATTGTGGGAGTCATCTGTTTAAGGCATTGTTTGAATGATTTTTTAAAAGATTTTGGTCATATTGCATTCAGCGTTCGTCCCCATGATAGGAAAAAAGGTTATGCTACAGTGATGCTTTCCATGATACTCATAGAGGCAAGAAATCTTGGGATGAAAAAGGTTAAGTTATCGGCTGAAATGGATAATGTTGCTTCAATCAAGACTATTGTCAATAATGGTGGGGTTTATAGTTATACATTTGATTTTGATGGCCGGAAAGCCGTTTCATATATCATTAAGTTATGA
- a CDS encoding methanogenesis marker 8 protein — protein sequence MSEDKHVIEALGKARIVIKDGEVVSIDEPMIDYCPIFGKYHNIEHITKDDIRKNIEYRIKDFGMCTKDRKLRMGDMLSVGISEILRSNLKLGNIDCVVGACEGTGTLIMNEADLVQGVGGRVSGLLSTTPIPEIIEQVGEDNVLDPETAELNQLKGLKMAIDKGYKNIAITIIPCEMIKQIREYPLPDDVNVYIFVAHTTAITEELANMVFECADIVTACASREIINLAQIKKPCYYGTAVPILAVSNDGRKFLDARLKDVGKKPSVNEYPLDEDNFARKLI from the coding sequence ATGAGTGAAGATAAACATGTAATAGAGGCATTGGGCAAGGCCCGAATTGTAATAAAGGATGGTGAAGTAGTCAGCATTGATGAGCCAATGATTGACTACTGTCCGATATTTGGAAAATATCACAATATAGAACATATAACAAAGGATGACATTAGAAAAAACATTGAATATCGTATAAAGGACTTTGGAATGTGTACCAAGGATAGAAAGTTAAGAATGGGTGACATGCTCTCTGTAGGTATATCCGAGATACTAAGAAGCAATCTCAAACTTGGAAATATCGACTGTGTAGTCGGTGCATGTGAAGGTACAGGTACGCTGATAATGAACGAAGCCGATCTTGTCCAGGGAGTAGGTGGCAGAGTATCAGGACTGCTAAGTACAACACCAATACCCGAGATAATAGAACAGGTAGGAGAGGATAATGTATTAGATCCTGAAACGGCTGAGTTAAATCAGTTAAAAGGATTAAAAATGGCTATCGATAAGGGTTATAAAAATATTGCCATCACCATTATTCCATGTGAAATGATAAAGCAAATAAGAGAATATCCTCTACCCGATGATGTTAATGTATATATCTTTGTAGCACATACTACGGCAATTACAGAAGAATTAGCAAATATGGTCTTTGAATGTGCTGATATAGTAACGGCATGTGCTTCACGTGAGATAATTAATCTGGCCCAAATTAAAAAGCCATGCTATTATGGAACAGCTGTACCGATACTTGCCGTCAGTAACGACGGCAGGAAGTTTCTTGATGCACGTCTAAAAGATGTTGGAAAAAAACCCAGTGTCAATGAATATCCATTGGATGAGGATAACTTCGCCCGTAAATTAATATAA
- a CDS encoding 3-oxoacyl-ACP reductase family protein produces the protein MAKNAIITGGSRGIGKAMALKLGELGYNVAINYRSDSSKQLTEDLIEEIKAEYGVDAIAVQADVSKFEDCQKLVEATVEKFGDQIDALVNNAGITNNCNFIDLQPEDYERVINTNLVSMMHMSHLCLPYMVDRETSIVCTASVGGLTGVINQADYCAAKTGVIGLVRALALEFASRKVRVNAIAPGMIMTDMLRGVNQDELNALAATIPIGRIGDVSDIAGALGYILEAPYLTGQVISPNGGFVLQ, from the coding sequence ATGGCAAAAAATGCAATAATAACAGGCGGATCAAGAGGAATAGGAAAAGCAATGGCACTTAAACTAGGAGAACTAGGATATAACGTTGCAATCAACTACAGAAGTGACTCCTCAAAACAATTAACAGAAGATTTAATAGAAGAAATCAAAGCGGAATATGGCGTGGATGCAATAGCAGTACAGGCTGACGTAAGTAAATTTGAAGACTGTCAAAAACTGGTGGAAGCTACAGTCGAGAAATTCGGCGACCAAATCGATGCACTCGTAAACAACGCAGGAATAACAAACAACTGTAACTTCATAGACCTACAGCCGGAAGACTATGAAAGAGTTATCAACACAAACCTAGTAAGTATGATGCACATGAGCCACTTATGTCTTCCATACATGGTAGACCGTGAAACATCAATCGTATGTACCGCATCAGTAGGTGGATTGACCGGTGTAATAAACCAGGCAGACTACTGTGCAGCAAAAACTGGAGTAATCGGATTAGTACGTGCATTGGCACTTGAATTTGCATCCAGAAAAGTACGTGTAAATGCCATCGCACCGGGTATGATTATGACCGACATGCTACGTGGAGTAAACCAGGATGAATTAAATGCACTTGCTGCAACAATACCTATCGGCAGAATCGGTGATGTATCAGACATAGCAGGAGCATTAGGATATATCCTAGAAGCACCATACCTAACAGGTCAGGTAATATCACCTAACGGTGGATTTGTACTGCAATAA
- a CDS encoding HAD family hydrolase, producing the protein MKKLYIFDFDGTLVNTFYDSVLAYNQALAKHNRDIYEFERLEDIDFEDFINSMTHDEEVLKTYAIEYENSPLKNTLAYPGIKETLEKLQDDGCTLAICSNRLQSQLEELTRNIFPNIDFKYVVGYEMGSKAKPDPEMINRILDNESYDNDEIVYIGDRCTDIQTAVNVDIDVVIVKWGQGNEDAFTNTYPLAIIDYAEKLLEL; encoded by the coding sequence ATGAAGAAATTATACATTTTTGACTTTGATGGAACACTGGTAAATACGTTTTATGACTCCGTATTAGCATATAATCAGGCATTAGCTAAGCATAATAGGGACATTTATGAATTTGAACGCCTGGAGGATATCGACTTTGAGGACTTCATCAATTCAATGACCCATGATGAAGAGGTATTGAAGACATACGCGATAGAATATGAAAACAGTCCGCTTAAAAATACTTTGGCATATCCGGGCATTAAAGAAACATTGGAAAAATTGCAGGATGATGGCTGTACTCTGGCCATATGCTCTAACAGGCTGCAGTCACAACTTGAAGAGCTAACCAGGAATATATTTCCAAACATTGACTTCAAGTATGTCGTCGGATACGAAATGGGTTCCAAGGCCAAACCTGATCCAGAGATGATTAACAGAATACTGGATAATGAATCATATGATAATGATGAGATTGTATATATCGGTGACAGATGTACCGATATTCAAACAGCAGTTAACGTTGATATAGATGTGGTCATTGTAAAATGGGGTCAAGGTAACGAGGATGCATTTACTAACACATACCCCCTTGCAATAATAGATTATGCAGAGAAACTGCTTGAATTATAA
- a CDS encoding nitroreductase family protein gives MELLDIMLKRRSIRKYTHENIPSEKLNKILQAGLLAPTSRNRKPCEFIVVKDKKVLKKLSQSKSAGSAMIEDADCAIVTIADSDKADTWIEDSSIAMAYMDLMATSENVASCWVQSHLRSTSDNTDSEEYIKELLDLDKKYRIVGILSLGINDTRPPAHTLDEIDYGKIQRIE, from the coding sequence ATGGAATTATTGGACATAATGTTAAAAAGAAGAAGCATACGCAAATACACTCATGAGAACATCCCAAGTGAAAAATTGAATAAGATACTGCAGGCAGGACTGCTGGCCCCAACAAGCAGAAACAGAAAGCCATGTGAATTTATAGTGGTAAAAGACAAAAAGGTACTCAAGAAATTATCCCAATCCAAAAGTGCAGGTTCAGCCATGATAGAAGATGCCGACTGTGCCATAGTTACAATAGCAGATTCCGATAAAGCCGACACTTGGATAGAGGATTCATCCATAGCAATGGCATACATGGATTTGATGGCAACAAGTGAAAACGTGGCAAGCTGCTGGGTACAAAGCCACCTTAGAAGCACATCCGATAATACAGACAGTGAAGAATACATAAAAGAATTACTAGACCTTGATAAGAAGTATAGGATAGTGGGAATACTATCCCTTGGAATAAATGACACTAGACCGCCGGCACATACACTGGATGAAATTGACTACGGCAAAATTCAACGTATAGAATAA
- a CDS encoding DUF2284 domain-containing protein, with the protein MNDYTIERFERTVSMDEFYPKYVDFDYTDYKCSQCSSYEYKWSCPSFDFDVDDIWTGYDNIRLYFMKITFTDEFKNKNLSYEKFRENSRMLFQREKRKILNKMLDEEKRLNGLYLTCGPCALCIPCEKVNSNPCRHPELMRYAVESVGVNVVECVRDYFNVEAQWISQDSRPDYHIFLNAILY; encoded by the coding sequence ATGAATGATTATACCATAGAAAGATTTGAACGTACTGTGAGTATGGATGAATTTTATCCTAAATATGTTGACTTTGACTATACCGATTATAAGTGCAGCCAGTGTTCCAGCTATGAATACAAGTGGAGCTGTCCATCATTTGACTTTGACGTTGATGACATATGGACCGGATATGACAATATAAGGTTATATTTCATGAAGATAACGTTTACTGATGAATTTAAGAATAAAAACCTTTCATATGAAAAGTTCAGGGAAAATTCCAGAATGTTATTTCAAAGGGAAAAAAGAAAAATATTAAATAAAATGTTGGATGAGGAAAAAAGATTAAATGGATTATATTTAACCTGTGGACCATGCGCATTATGCATTCCATGTGAAAAGGTAAATTCAAATCCATGCAGGCATCCGGAACTTATGCGTTATGCCGTTGAATCTGTGGGTGTTAATGTTGTGGAGTGTGTCCGTGACTACTTCAACGTCGAGGCCCAATGGATAAGCCAAGATTCACGGCCGGATTACCATATCTTTCTAAATGCCATATTATACTAA
- a CDS encoding radical SAM protein yields the protein MHYVSVKSILSKNNGMNLYRGCSHDCIYCDSRSDVYNMNHSFNDIEVKKNSLELLKKALKNKKERVMIGLGSMTDPYIPLEEKLNYTREAMKLAYIYSHGFTCITKSDLILRDMDLIKKINEKSKFVVQMTLTCIDDDISKKIEPNVCPTTRRIEVLRKFQENNIPIVVWMTPILPYITDTYENIDGLLDACIDLEVKGIICFGMGMTLRDGNREYYYKRLDEHFPGLKSRYIKEFANSYGIVSPNNKNLMRIFNKKTRNAGIMNNPKEIFEYLHEFPKANKSVQTKLF from the coding sequence ATGCATTATGTAAGTGTTAAGTCTATATTGTCAAAAAACAATGGTATGAATCTTTATCGTGGCTGTAGTCATGACTGTATTTATTGTGATTCAAGAAGTGATGTCTATAACATGAATCATAGCTTTAATGATATAGAGGTTAAAAAGAATTCACTTGAATTGCTCAAAAAAGCATTGAAAAACAAGAAGGAAAGGGTTATGATTGGCTTGGGCTCCATGACTGATCCGTATATACCATTGGAAGAAAAGCTCAACTACACTAGAGAAGCCATGAAGTTGGCATATATATACTCTCATGGATTTACATGCATAACAAAGTCCGACTTGATATTGCGTGACATGGATTTGATTAAAAAAATCAATGAAAAATCAAAGTTTGTAGTGCAGATGACTCTAACGTGTATTGATGATGATATCAGTAAGAAAATAGAGCCGAATGTATGTCCGACAACTAGACGGATAGAAGTATTAAGAAAGTTTCAGGAAAATAACATACCTATCGTTGTATGGATGACGCCGATACTTCCATATATAACGGATACATATGAGAATATTGATGGGCTCTTGGATGCATGCATCGACTTGGAGGTTAAGGGTATCATATGCTTCGGTATGGGCATGACTCTACGTGATGGAAATCGTGAATACTACTATAAAAGACTTGATGAACATTTTCCCGGTCTTAAAAGTCGTTACATAAAGGAATTTGCTAATAGTTATGGAATAGTAAGTCCCAATAATAAAAATCTTATGAGGATATTCAACAAAAAAACAAGAAATGCCGGAATTATGAATAATCCCAAGGAAATATTTGAGTACTTGCATGAGTTTCCGAAAGCCAATAAAAGTGTACAGACAAAATTATTCTAA